Genomic window (Flavobacterium oreochromis):
GTACCTTCTGATATTTTAAGCATGTTGCTAATTTCTTTATGGGAATAGCCTTCAATAACAAACAAGTTAAAAACAGTTTTGCATCCCTTAGGTATATAGTTTAATAGTTTTAAAACGTCTTGTTCTTCTAAGCTGGTATCTTGTGTAACTGCAGGTTGGATTTTACAACTGGATTCTTCTAAATATATATTAAAGTTTACTTCTTTTTTTAATAGATGTAAACATTCATTTATTGTTATTCGTTTTGCCCAACTAAAAAATGCGGCATCTTCTTTTAGCTGATCTATTTTTGTGAAAATAATAACGAAAGCATCAGTAAGTACTTCTTCTATTTCTTCTTCTTTTTTTAAATAGCGTTTACAAACTTGATAAAGTTTTGGAGCCATTAGTTCATACATCTTACGCTGTGCGTCTCGATGTGTTTTTCGGCAAGCTTGTATTAATTGTTCATCTATCACAATAAAGGTCTTTATTAGGTAAAGAGTGTTTATTTTATAAAAAGGTTGGGACGAGGATATTTTTTTATAAAATAAACAAATAATTAAGAATATTTAGTGTTCTGTATTGACTATTAGCTTATAAATAGTAGTATTTAACTCTTCTGTGTCGTTATCCTCACAAACTAAAAAAGTTAATTCGGTTTTGTTTTTAGAAAAAAGTGTAATTCCTTCTAATTTATGATTAGATGATAGTAGTATGTGCTTTTCTATTTCAAAAGTACGGCTATTCATAATGCCTAAAATGGTTCCTAATATATCTCCATCATGATAGGTAGAAAAGGTGTCTTCAGCTGTTGCTAAAAAATAGATTTTTTCATCTATTTCAATGGCATCTGTAAAAGTAGTTTCTATATGTTGTATCTGAGGTAAAGTAATAGGATGAAAAGAAACATCAAAGTTTCTTTCTTTTATAGACTGACGAATGTTAAAAATACCGTTAGTAGAATTTATACTATTCCCCCTTTGAAATAACAGTAAGCTATTTTCAATATATAATGCGCCTTCAATATTAAGGTCTTCATCAGAAATAGAAAATATGTTTTTCAATTCAGCGTATATAGGAGTATAATCAATTTCCGTTGAGATACTATTATCTAGGTTGAAAATTATTTTTTTGTTTCTTTTAGTCGTTGATGCTGACCCAAAAATGTGTAGTTCTGTACCTTTTAGCGTAATTGCCTCAAAATCTGGTTTGTTCTTTTTTTCAATATTTACAGTTGCGCATGGTATTAAAACATGTTTTGATAATTGGTTACTTTCTAGAGCATATTCAAATAAAAAACCTGAATTATCACTAATGATGTATAGATTTTTATTGTGAAATATAATACCTGATGCAGCACCTATACCTTCCAGATTTAGGAAAGGAGAAAGTTTAATTTTTTCCATATATTTACTTTATGTTAACAAAAATATCTTAAAATTATGATCGTTTTTAATTTAGAAGATTCTAAAATTATGTCTAATTGAAATTGCTTTTTGAAATTGAGATTGAATGATTTACCTTTGCAAGCTATGAAACTTTCAATATATACTCGAGAATTTAAAGAAAATATAAAATTAGCTTATCCTATTGTTTTAGGAATGTTGGGGCATACCTTGGTGTCTATAATAGATAATATTATGGTAGGGAAGTTAGGTGCAAAAGAATTGGCTGCGGTTTCATTAGCTAATAGTTTTGTTTTTATAGGTATGTCGTTAGGTTTGGGTTTTTCAACTGCTATAACCCCATTAGTAGCAGAGGCAGATGGTGAAAATAGCTTAGTTAAAGGTCGTAGTGTTTTTCATCACGGATTGTTACTTTGTACAGGACTTGGGATCTTTTTGTTTGGAGTTATTTATTTGGCTAAACCATTGATTATTTATATGGGACAACCTCAAGAAGTGGTAGAGTTAGCGAAGCCATTTTTAGATTTAGTAGCGTTTTCTTTAGTACCGTTAATTATTTTTCAAGGGTATAAGCAATTTGCTGATGGAAAGAGTGAAACTAAATACGGTATGTGGGCTAACTTACTTTGTAATGTAGTACATTTATTTTTAAATATAGTGTTGATTTATGGAGTATGGTTTTTTCCAAAAATGGGTATGTTAGGTGCTGCTGTAGGTACTGTTTTATCTAGAATAATAATGGTGTTATATATACATTTTGCTTTAAAGTCGCATGAAAAATTCAAGCCTTATTTTGAAGGTTTTAGTTTGCAATCTATAGGTAAGAGCATGACTAAAAAGATTGTAGCGTTAGGATTACCTTCTGCTATGCAAATGTTTTTTGAGGTGGCTTTATTTACGGGAGCTATTTGGTTAAGTGGAAGTATTGGTACAACCAGTCAGGCAGCCAATCAAATTGCGTTAACCTTAGCGACCTTTACTTTTATGTTTGTGTCAGGTTTGGGGGTAGCAGGTATGGTACGTGTAGGAAATCAAAAAGGGATACAAGACTATGAGAAATTACAAATCATAGCACGATCTATTTTTTTACTTGCTCTATTAGTTCAAGGTTTTTTTGCTCTTGTTTTTATAATGACAAATAATTGGTTACCTCAATTATTTATAGATTCTAAAAATACATTAACTTTAAGAGATAATTTAGAGGTTCTTAGAATAGCTTCTAATTTGATTTTAATAGCGGCAGTTTTTCAAGTTTTTGATGGAATACAAGTAACTGTTTTGGGTGCATTGAGAGGTATTCAGGATGTAAAAGTTCCTATGTATCTTACTTTTATTGCTTATTGGATTGTAGGTTTTCCTATATCTATTTATTTAGGATTGTTTACATCTTTAAAAGCCATCGGAATTTGGATCGGTTTATTAGCTGGATTAGCAGTTGCAGCTTTATTATTGTATCTTCGCTTTGAAAAATTATCAAAAAAATTACTAATTCATCATAGTTAGAGGTTTTAATGATACAATTGTTTAGAGGTGAAATTTATAAGGAATTAGGCTTAGATTCAAGATTAACAAAAAATATGCTACCACTAATCAAGGGCGATTAATTAGTTACATGATTGATTTTTTGGAGGTAATGATTTGAAAGGTATTGTTAATGATTTATTTAGAGTCTTTAGGGTAAAAAAAAGATTCAGAGAAGCGTAAAGAAATTGGTTTTCAATTTTTCAAGATTATTTGCTAAGAATTTTATATCCAATGATGATGAGATAAATAAAAAGTTTGTTATTCATTTGGATCATGATAAGTTAAATGATAGAGTAGAAAATTCGTATTAGAACCATGCAAAAAGAAGTAATTGAGCATAATAAAAAGAACCCTTTAGTTATTGCTGGATGGTCAAAAACAATTACCCATAATATTAAATCAGATGGTGTTAAATTAACTCTAACTCAAAATAATCAGAATAAAAAAATGTTGCAACGAGCAGATAATACAACACGATTGAAGATATTTGCTAAGCAATTTAATATAAATACATAACAATTGTGGAGAATCCGTTCGGGAGAAAACTAGTCACACATAAAAAATTAAAAATATGACATTACCAAAATTTGTTTTAGCAGATAACTCTGATTTTCCTGATGATATTTTTATCATTCATTTAGAATTCCCTCGCTTTTTGATTAATTTAAAAGATGATTCAGTAGAATTTATAGAAGAATTAGATGACGAAGATGAATCAGAAATAGAAAGAGAAATGGAACACCTAATTACATTAGCAGGTGAATTTTACGATCGAGAAATGGAACGTTACGAAGAATAAATAAAAAGTCATTTTATTATATCTTTAAAGTCCCGATAAATAATAATTTGTCGGGATATTTTTAAGATATTAATTCTTTAAAAATATTTAGAAACTAAAGGGATTAAAAAGTAAATAAAAACGATAAAATAAGTTAATATGAATGAACATCCAATTTTTGCAGAACACCCTTGGCTGATTGTTACATTTGCAGTCGTAGTAATGTTTATGTTACTATTAGATTTAGGTATTTTTAATAAAAAAAGCCATGAAGTATCTAGTAAAGAAGCCGTAACTTGGTCGTTTGTTTGGATTGCTTTAGCTATGGCTTTTAGTGGATTAGTTTATCATTTTGCAGGAGCTACTAAGTTTTATGAATTTCAATCAGCATATTGGATAGAAAAGGCACTTTCAGTAGATAACCTATTTGTTTTTATAATGGTTTTTAAATTTTTTGATGTTGCTAATCAAAATAAACATAAAGTTTTATTTTGGGGAATAATAGGAGCTTTAGTTTTAAGAGCTATTTTTATTTTTTCAGGTGCTTTTTTAATTGAATTAACTTATTTAAATAAAATTCTAGAATTATTAGGTTTTACTGGATTTACATACGATATTAATTTAGTAATGACGCTTTTTGGGTTATTCTTGATTTATGCGGGTATTAAATCATGGTCTACTAGTGATGATGAAGGGGATCAAGATTATAATGATACACGAGGAGCGAGATTAGTACGTAAATTTTTTAATGTTACAGATGCATATGAAGGGGATAAATTTTTTACTATAGAAAATGGTAAAAAAATGGCTACCCCATTATTAGTAGTCGTTGCTGTAATTGAATTTACAGACTTATTATTTGCCGTAGATTCAATACCTGCTATTTTTGCTATTTCACGTGATCCTTTTGTTCTTTATACATCTAATATTTTTGCTATATTAGGGTTAAGAGCCTTATTCTTTTTATTAGATAATTTTATTCATTTATTTCATAAATTGCCATATGGCTTAGCCATTATATTAACTTTTATAGGAACTAAAATGATTATAGCTCCTTTTTACCATGTAGATTCTATAATATCACTGATTATAATTGCCAGTGTTTTAGTATTATCTGTAATCTTATCAATAGCCTTTCCTGAATCTAAAGAATAAGAATATTTTTTATGATTTTACGAGTCATTTTATAAGAAAATTATAACGAATATCATTTGGCTTCTACTAATTCATTTATTAAACAAAACATGATATTTATGAAAAAAATTAAAATTTTAATTTTTATATTTTAATATCACTAGCTTCCTTTGCTCAAACTGCAGATCAAGTGGTTACTAACTATATTAAAACAATAGGAGGGGAAGATAAGCTTAATAGTTTAAAAGGGATAAAGATGATTGCAAATTATGGAGGAGTAGAAATTCCAGTTGATGTTGTTGCTTTAAAAGGAGGGAAAATGTATGTTGAAATTAATTTTCAAGGGAAGGAAATTAAACAAATGGCTTCTGATGGAAATGTAGCATGGACGACTAATATGATGACGTAAAAAGCAGAGAAATTAGAAACAGAAGCAAATGAAAATCTAAAGTTGAGTAATCAAGATTTTCCAGATCCTTTTTTGATTACAAAACAAAAGGATATAAAATTGAACTATTAGGGAAAGAAACAAAAGAAGGCATTTTGTGTTTTAAAGTTAAATTAACTAAAAAAACAATAAAAATTACAGGAATTGAAACACCTAATGAAACATTTTATTTTTTTGATACAGAAAATTATTTACCAGTTGTGACAGAGGCAGAAATAAAACAAGGAGCTATGAAGGGACAGAAAATTATTTCGAAAATGATTGATTATCAGGAGTTAGAAGGTGTTTGTTTTCCATTTGCTTTAAATCAGTTTGGAGGAGATATGAAAGTAAAAAAAAATATTTTAAACCCTAGTCTAGAGGATAAAGAGTTTGTTTTTTCAGTAAAATAAATTTAGAGCAATAGGACAATTTTTGGATCTTTTAATTTATTATGGCACATAAAATTAGTTTCATTCTTTTTGATCACTTCTTTGTAAAAATAATCTATGAGTAAAATAAATAGATTAACCTTTTTAGGATCAGCATTATTATCAGTATTAGTTAATGCTCAAGAAAAAGTAATATTAAAAGAGAAAGAGTTGTTTGGAGACATAAAAGCTAGGCATATTGATCCTGCTTTAATGGGTGGACGTATTACTGATTTACAAACACACCCTAATAACAATAAAGTTATTTATACAGGTACTGCTGGAGTAGGCGTTTATAGAAGTTGGGATCTAGGAGAAACTTTAGAAATGGTTTCAAGCTTACCCGTATCACAGTTTTATCATTTAAGTATAGATACTGATAAAGTACCTTATCATGTTTATGGAGGCTTACAAGATAATGGTTCTTGGTATGGTCTCACAAAAAGTCTAGGAGGTATAGAATCAAGAGATTGGACTAGGGGAGGGCAAGGTGATGGATTTAAGGTTATAAAACATCTCTCAAAAAATATTATTTATAGCGAAATGCAAGGTGCAGAAAATGTTTGGAGGTATAATATAGATACTCAGGAATTAATTACCATTCAACCCTTACAGGTTAAAGGAGATCCTAAGTTACGATTTAATTAGAATGCTCCTATGGCAATAAGTAAAAAGCATATAGATAGATTATATATGGGAAGTCAAATTCTTTATAAATCGGAGGATAAGGGGCGAACATGGATTAAAATATCTCCTGATTTGACAACAAATGATAAAGTAAAATAAAATCAAGAAAACTAGGGGGTATTTAAAGATAATTCAGGTGCAGAAAATCATTGTACTATATTTACCATAGCAGAATCCCCTGTAAATGATCATGTAATTTGGGTAGGAACTGATGACGGCAATGTGCAAGTAACAAAAGATGGTGGGAAAACCTCGACTAATGTCCTAATGAATATTTTGGGATTACCCAAAAATACTTGATGTTATCATATAGAAGCTAGAGAGAAATATCAGCTTGTTTCAAAAGAATTATTTGATTTAAATCAAAAATTAGCTATGTAGTTAAATAGATTTTAATTTAAATCTAATAGATCAAATGATAGAAAAGGATAAAAAAACTATTCAAAAGAAGGTGAAAAATTAAAAGAAGCTATAAGGTAAAAGAAAGAATGGTCGCAACAATAGGAGGTAACTATGTTGGGACTCCAGAACCTCAATTAAGAGAAAAATTAGGTGAGTTATACGTTATGATAACTAATAGTTTTAATGCTCCATCTTTTTCTCAAATGGAAAATTTGGAAAGTATTAAATTTTCTTTTGATACATTGCAAAAAGAAATCAATTTAATCGAAAACAAAGACTTTTTAACATTAAAAAAGAAAGCAGAGAAAAATCATATACCGTATATATCTAAAAGCTTTGATGAGTTTATTAAGGATTTATAGAGCTTTATTTTATATAAGTAATTATCTATATTAGATAAAAAAACTGTTTAGAAAAGAAATGATCTAAACAGTTTTTTATTGGTGTTTAAAATAATTATCTAATAGTCTTTGCGCAGATGCAAAAGGAGAACTTTCGTTATTTTGTATAGCTCTTTTTTCGTTTTCTAAAAGAGACAAAGTTGCAGGGTGGTTAAAAAAATGACTTTTCAGTTGTTCATTAATGCTTTCTAAAAGCCAATATTGATTTTGGTCATTTCTTTTACTTTCGAAATAACCATTTTGTTTTGTTAATACGATATATTCTTCTATAGTTTGCCATATAGAATCAATACCTTTTTTTTCTAAAGCACTACAGGTTGTAACTTTAGGAATCCAACCAGAATTTTTTTCAGGAAATAAATGTAAGGCCCTATTGTACTCTGTTTTGGCAAGTTTAGCTTTTGTCGTATTATCGCCATCAGCCTTATTAATTACTACTAAATCTGCCATTTCCATGATACCTCTTTTAATGCCTTGTAATTCGTCACCAGCACCAGCTAAATTTAATAAAAGAAAAAAGTCAGTCATGCTGTGTACTGCTGTTTCGCTTTGACCTACGCCAACTGTTTCTACTAGTATTACGTTAAATCCACAAGCTTCACATAGTATAATGCTTTCACGGGTTTTTCTTGCTACACCACCTAAGCTTTCTCCAGATGCACTAGGTCGAATATAAGCATACTCATCTTTAACTAGTTCTTCCATACGGGTTTTATCTCCTAATATACTTCCGTGACTAATGCTTGAACTGGGATCAACAGCAAGTACTGCTACTTTTTTCCAAAAGAAGTCAGTAGCTTTCCAAAAGCTTCTATAAAAGTACTTTTTCCTACTCCAGGAACACCAGTAATGCCAATTCTAATAGATTTATTACTATATGGAAGGCAGTTTTGAACAATCGTATTAGCTTTTTCTTGATGTTCTATATTAGTGCTCTCAACGAGAGTGATTGCTCTACTAAGTGCTGTTTTGTCATTCTTAAGTATGGCTTTTATAAGAGCTTCTGTGCTTAAGTTTGCTTTTCTATTTTGTCTAATTTGGATGATTGCCTTCTGATTAATACTTTCAGGTTGTTCAATGCCTTCATTTTCTTTTAAAGCTGATTTTTTTCTGTAAGTATTCAATGGATTTAGTTTTTTAGTAAAGATAATTATTTTTTAATAATAATAATTTCTCTTTAAGATGTAGATTGTAAAATTATCTGTTATTTTGTTGAAATCGAAATATATTTATCATGGGTAAAAAAATGTTAGATCTAGATTGTCAATCAGTTGAAATATTTTTTAGTTTAGAAACATTTGAACAAAGGATTATTAAAAAGAATTTTGAAGTAGGGGGATTATTTAGTCTCTCAAGGAGATCCTTTTTTGTATTTACCTGTTGTTAAATCAGGAGTAGTTAGGTTAGATTGTACTTCTGTTGTAAAAGATGTATTGTTAGATTATGTAGTGGCAGGAGAAGCTTGTATGGTGAGTTTTTCCCATTATAAGATCATGGATAAATTATTATTTACAGCTCAAGCTTTAACAAAGGTGGAGGCATGGTTGTTACCAAAAGATTTAATTGATGAATTGTTGTTAAAAGATAAAGCTTTTGTTGATTATTTAGTCAATAGGTTAGCTTTTGAATTTCAAAATATATTACAACTATATGTTGGGTTGCAAAATGATGATTTAGAAAAACGTTTAGAGCGATATCTTCAAAAATATGGGAATAAGCTAGAAATAAATGGTATTAAGTTGACCCATCAACAAATAGCAATTGATTTAGGAGTCAGTAGAGAAAGTATTTCAAGAATTATGGCTAAGAAAAATTAGGACGTTGTGATCTACATCACAACGTTTTTTATTTTACAAAATTATTTTTGTTTCTTAAAAAAAACTTATATGGATGCTTTAGTACCAAACAATTCTTTAATTACAGCTACGCCTGAAGAGGGAAGGATGTTAGCAGTAAAAATGGCTAGATTAGTCATAAAATATACACAACCTGATGCTTCAGTACGTGAAAAATTAAGACCAGTTTACGCAGAAGATCCTGCAATGTTAATTGCTATTGGTCAGACAGTAGCGTTAGAGTTTGCTACTATAGCAAAAGCTAATAATTATTGGAAAAAATAAGCGTGTTAATTTTATTTTAAAGGCTGTTCAAATATTTTACCATTTGTTCTAGGGGTCAGATAAATTTAGCTATTCTATAGTAGTTAAAATTTGAGAACAATAAGTAGATTTTATCGGACAGCCTTTTGCTTAAAATTAAAATTTCATAAGTAGATTTCTGTTATAGGCAGTATTGTTTTTAAGGTTTTTTAAATGAGGTTTATCTTTAGTAAAATTAACAAACCATTTTGCTAATTCATCAATTTCTGATGAAATCAAAATATTCATTGATTGATTTAATTCTTTATTAAATTGTTCAGGATTTAAACTAGCCTTTTCTAATTTTCTTTGAATATAAGTAGACATTGTTTTCATAAGGTTATAAATTTATTTATTTGGGTTCTTAAAATTAGAAAAAAATATCTTACCATGCAAAAAAAAATCACTATTTTATAAAATAATTTTTAAATTGATATCTGAAAATATTTTAGCCTTTTATTTTTAACAAAATATCGTTGATAAATTAAGGGTATCGAATAGTTTAAATATTCTTAATTTTACAATAAACTAAACTCTAATTTGTATGCCTATTTCAAAAGAATTAATTCAAAAGTTGATAGATGTTGTTGGAGAACCATATGTTTTCACCGATATAGAGACACGAGAAGCGTATGGACATGATGAAACTGAAGATTTTTCCTTTCCACCAGGAGTAGTTGTAAAACCAAGTAGTGCAGAAGAAGTAGCTTCAGTTGTTAAATTAGCAAATGAATTTTATACCGCTGTTGTCCCCATAGGAGGGCAGACAGGTTTAAGTGGAGGAGCTTTGTCTGTGTTAGAAGGAATTGGTCTTTCCACAGAACGATTAAATAAAATTATTGAAATAGATGAAAAAAACCTTCAAGTTATCACAGAACCAGGCGTTATAACACAAGTATTACGAGAAACAGTTGCGGAAAAAGGTCTTTTTTATCCTGTAGATCCAAGTAGTATGGGGAGTTGCTTCATAGGAGGTAATATAGCAGAAAACTCAGGAGGGGCTAGGGCTGTTAAATATGGATTAACTAAAGATTATATACTTAACTTGCAGGTTGTTTTACCTAATGGACAAATTATATGGACTGGAGCTAATACATTAAAAAATTCTACAGGCTACAATCTAACTCAACTAATGGTAGGAAGCGAAGGAACATTAGGAATTGTAACAAAAGCAGTTATAAAATTACTTCCGAAAGTATCTTTTAATATATTAATGCTAGTGCCATTTTATAAAGCAGATCAAGCTTGTGAGGCCGTTTCTGCCATTTTTAGAGCAGGCATTGTACCTAGTGCTTTAGAATTTATGGAACGGGATGCTATTGATTGGAGTTTAAAATATATAGAAGGGATTGCTATTGAAGTAAAACCCGATCATCAAGCCCATTTGTTAATTGAAGTAGATGGAAATTATTCAGAAATTTTAATGCTAGAAGCAGAGAAGATAATGAATGTTCTTGATAATTTTGAAATTGATGAAATTCTTTTTGCTGATACAGAAGATCAAAAGAATGCGTTGTGGAAAATGAGACGAGGCGTGGCAGAAGCCGTTAAAGCAAATTCAATTTATAAAGAAGAAGATACTGTAGTACCTCGATATGAATTACCCAAATTACTAAAAGGAATTAAGTTAATAGGGGCTAAATATGGGTTTCAATCAGTTTGTTACGGACATGCAGGAGATGGTAATTTGCATGTGAATATTATTAAAGGAAATTTAACGGATAAACAATGGAAAGAAGAAGTTCCAAAAGGGATCCGTGAAATTTTTGAGCTAACACTTTCTTTAAAAGGGACTTTGTCTGGAGAACACGGTATTGGCTGGGTGCAGAAAAATTATATGGATATAGCTTTTTCAAAAATGCACTTAGAATTAATGGAACAGATTAAATATATTTTTGATCCTAATAATATTATGAATCCAGGTAAAATCTTACCAGATAAATTTTAATTAAATAGTCTTTAAAGCATAATCTAAGATATAATTTTATATAAAAAGAGATTGTGCAGTTTAATTTTAGACTGCGCAATCTCTTTTTTGTAAAAGATTCTGTCCATTGGAAATAGTTTTAAATAAGCAATTTTATAAGTGTATTTGACTCTTTAGGATACGCTCTTTTTATTTGATAATTCTAAATGTTAAATTAATTCTTGAACCTACGTCTTTTTGAGTTTTAGGAA
Coding sequences:
- a CDS encoding RNA polymerase sigma factor, whose protein sequence is MDEQLIQACRKTHRDAQRKMYELMAPKLYQVCKRYLKKEEEIEEVLTDAFVIIFTKIDQLKEDAAFFSWAKRITINECLHLLKKEVNFNIYLEESSCKIQPAVTQDTSLEEQDVLKLLNYIPKGCKTVFNLFVIEGYSHKEISNMLKISEGTSKSQLNAAKGKLKDLVNNFYYQNAK
- a CDS encoding TerC/Alx family metal homeostasis membrane protein, which translates into the protein MNEHPIFAEHPWLIVTFAVVVMFMLLLDLGIFNKKSHEVSSKEAVTWSFVWIALAMAFSGLVYHFAGATKFYEFQSAYWIEKALSVDNLFVFIMVFKFFDVANQNKHKVLFWGIIGALVLRAIFIFSGAFLIELTYLNKILELLGFTGFTYDINLVMTLFGLFLIYAGIKSWSTSDDEGDQDYNDTRGARLVRKFFNVTDAYEGDKFFTIENGKKMATPLLVVVAVIEFTDLLFAVDSIPAIFAISRDPFVLYTSNIFAILGLRALFFLLDNFIHLFHKLPYGLAIILTFIGTKMIIAPFYHVDSIISLIIIASVLVLSVILSIAFPESKE
- a CDS encoding Crp/Fnr family transcriptional regulator, which codes for MYLPVVKSGVVRLDCTSVVKDVLLDYVVAGEACMVSFSHYKIMDKLLFTAQALTKVEAWLLPKDLIDELLLKDKAFVDYLVNRLAFEFQNILQLYVGLQNDDLEKRLERYLQKYGNKLEINGIKLTHQQIAIDLGVSRESISRIMAKKN
- a CDS encoding FAD-binding oxidoreductase, producing MPISKELIQKLIDVVGEPYVFTDIETREAYGHDETEDFSFPPGVVVKPSSAEEVASVVKLANEFYTAVVPIGGQTGLSGGALSVLEGIGLSTERLNKIIEIDEKNLQVITEPGVITQVLRETVAEKGLFYPVDPSSMGSCFIGGNIAENSGGARAVKYGLTKDYILNLQVVLPNGQIIWTGANTLKNSTGYNLTQLMVGSEGTLGIVTKAVIKLLPKVSFNILMLVPFYKADQACEAVSAIFRAGIVPSALEFMERDAIDWSLKYIEGIAIEVKPDHQAHLLIEVDGNYSEILMLEAEKIMNVLDNFEIDEILFADTEDQKNALWKMRRGVAEAVKANSIYKEEDTVVPRYELPKLLKGIKLIGAKYGFQSVCYGHAGDGNLHVNIIKGNLTDKQWKEEVPKGIREIFELTLSLKGTLSGEHGIGWVQKNYMDIAFSKMHLELMEQIKYIFDPNNIMNPGKILPDKF
- a CDS encoding MATE family efflux transporter gives rise to the protein MKLSIYTREFKENIKLAYPIVLGMLGHTLVSIIDNIMVGKLGAKELAAVSLANSFVFIGMSLGLGFSTAITPLVAEADGENSLVKGRSVFHHGLLLCTGLGIFLFGVIYLAKPLIIYMGQPQEVVELAKPFLDLVAFSLVPLIIFQGYKQFADGKSETKYGMWANLLCNVVHLFLNIVLIYGVWFFPKMGMLGAAVGTVLSRIIMVLYIHFALKSHEKFKPYFEGFSLQSIGKSMTKKIVALGLPSAMQMFFEVALFTGAIWLSGSIGTTSQAANQIALTLATFTFMFVSGLGVAGMVRVGNQKGIQDYEKLQIIARSIFLLALLVQGFFALVFIMTNNWLPQLFIDSKNTLTLRDNLEVLRIASNLILIAAVFQVFDGIQVTVLGALRGIQDVKVPMYLTFIAYWIVGFPISIYLGLFTSLKAIGIWIGLLAGLAVAALLLYLRFEKLSKKLLIHHS
- a CDS encoding hexameric tyrosine-coordinated heme protein yields the protein MDALVPNNSLITATPEEGRMLAVKMARLVIKYTQPDASVREKLRPVYAEDPAMLIAIGQTVALEFATIAKANNYWKK
- a CDS encoding DUF6929 family protein, whose product is MEKIKLSPFLNLEGIGAASGIIFHNKNLYIISDNSGFLFEYALESNQLSKHVLIPCATVNIEKKNKPDFEAITLKGTELHIFGSASTTKRNKKIIFNLDNSISTEIDYTPIYAELKNIFSISDEDLNIEGALYIENSLLLFQRGNSINSTNGIFNIRQSIKERNFDVSFHPITLPQIQHIETTFTDAIEIDEKIYFLATAEDTFSTYHDGDILGTILGIMNSRTFEIEKHILLSSNHKLEGITLFSKNKTELTFLVCEDNDTEELNTTIYKLIVNTEH